In one Juglans regia cultivar Chandler chromosome 11, Walnut 2.0, whole genome shotgun sequence genomic region, the following are encoded:
- the LOC109007200 gene encoding pentatricopeptide repeat-containing protein At2g31400, chloroplastic-like isoform X2 encodes MASTPPQCSITANKPYQNHHLKGQHQNRHYWTNTAAAAASAAAASAPAHKVSLTKPVPLPSPSPSPSSRNAPKPCATPAQNSTFSSLCPHKPVLSADFSGRRSTRFVSKMHLGRPKVSSMGSRHTSFAEEALTHLIQLGNEDDKGLEYVLLNFESKLSGSGDYNFLLRELGNRGDCSKAIRCFEFAVRRERRRNEQGKLASSMISVLGRLGKVELARMVFETARNEGYGNTVYAYSALISAYGRNGCCDEAILVFELMKKFGLLPNLVTYNAVIDACGKGGVEFRRVMQIFDEMLRNGVQPDRITYNSLLAVCSRGGLWEVARNLVTEMVERGIDQDTVTYNTLLDAVCKGGQMDLADEIMSEMPAKNILPNVVTYSTMVDGYARAGRLEEALGLFNEMKFLAIRLDRVSYNTLLSIYAKLGRFEEALNVCREMENCGIKKDVVTYNALLGGYGKLGKYDEVRRMFKVMKAEHVSPNLLTYSTLIDVLSKGGLYREAMEVFREFKRAGLKADVVLYSALIDALCKNGSVESAISLLDEMTKEGIKPNVVTFNSIIDAIGRSAAAECSVDTAAGAGKRHIESPSSIILEDAIESEVGHEGNNQIIKMFGQLAAEKEVSRKKDKRVRQEILCILGIFQKMHQLEIKPNVVTFSAILNACRYNSFEDASILLEELRLFDNQVYGVAHGLLMGCEENLWVEAQSLFDEVKLMDSSTASAFYNALTDMLWHFGQKKGAQLVVLEGKRRNVWESVWSNSCLDLHLTSSGAARAMVHAWLLNIRSVVFEGHELPKLLSILTGWGKHSKVVGDGTLRRAIEALLARMGAPFHVAKCNIGRFISTGSVVAAWLKESGTLNLLVLHDDRIHPDGAKLDHITNLQALPL; translated from the exons ATGGCTTCTACGCCACCACAGTGTTCAATCACGGCCAACAAACCATACCAAAACCACCACCTGAAAGGCCAACACCAAAACCGCCACTATTGGACCAATACGGCCGCCGCCGCTGCCTCCGCCGCCGCCGCTTCTGCCCCCGCACACAAGGTCTCTCTCACAAAGCCCGTGCCTTTACCTTCACCTTCACCTTCACCCTCATCTCGCAATGCACCAAAACCCTGTGCTACCCCCGCCCAGAACTCTACCTTTTCCTCTCTCTGCCCCCACAAACCCGTGCTCTCCGCGGACTTCTCCGGCCGCCGATCAACCCGCTTCGTCTCTAAGATGCATCTTGGCCGGCCTAAGGTCTCCTCCATGGGCTCCCGCCACACCTCCTTTGCCGAGGAGGCTCTCACACACTTGATTCAATTAGGTAATGAGGATGACAAAGGACTTGAATATGTGCTGCTTAATTTTGAGTCCAAGCTTTCTGGTTCTGGTGACTATAATTTCTTACTTAGAGAGTTAGGCAATAGAGGGGATTGTTCGAAAGCGATTCGGTGTTTCGAGTTTGCTGTgagaagagagaggagaagGAATGAACAGGGGAAATTAGCGAGTTCTATGATTAGCGTTCTTGGCAGGCTAGGAAAAGTTGAGCTTGCTAGAATGGTTTTCGAGACAGCAAGGAATGAGGGGTATGGGAACACAGTTTATGCTTATTCAGCTTTGATTAGTGCGTATGGGAGGAATGGATGCTGTGATGAGGCTATACTGGTTTTCGAGCTGATGAAAAAGTTTGGGTTGTTGCCTAACTTGGTTACATATAATGCTGTGATTGATGCGTGTGGAAAAGGGGGAGTGGAGTTTAGGAGGGTGATGCAGATTTTTGATGAGATGTTGCGAAATGGGGTGCAGCCAGATCGAATTACATATAACTCGCTTCTTGCGGTTTGTAGTAGAGGGGGGTTGTGGGAGGTGGCTCGGAATTTGGTTACTGAAATGGTGGAAAGAGGAATTGATCAGGATACAGTTACATATAATACGCTTTTGGATGCTGTTTGTAAAGGTGGGCAGATGGATTTGGCAGATGAGATTATGTCGGAGATGCCAGCAAAGAATATTTTGCCTAATGTGGTGACTTATAGTACAATGGTTGACGGTTATGCTAGGGCTGGTAGATTGGAAGAGGCACTGggattatttaatgaaatgaaatttttggcTATTCGTTTGGATAGGGTTTCATATAACACTTTGCTTTCAATTTATGCGAAGCTCGGTAGGTTTGAGGAAGCTTTGAATGTTTGCAGGGAGATGGAGAATTGTGGGATAAAGAAGGATGTTGTAACGTATAATGCTCTTCTGGGTGGTTATGGGAAGCTGGGGAAGTATGATGAAGTTAGAAGAATGTTTAAAGTGATGAAAGCAGAACACGTTTCACCTAATTTGTTAACCTATTCAACATTGATTGATGTGTTATCGAAAGGTGGTTTATACAGGGAGGCAATGGAGGTCTTTAGAGAGTTTAAGCGGGCGGGGTTGAAAGCCGATGTTGTTCTTTATAGTGCACTTATTGATGCTCTGTGCAAAAATGGTTCAGTGGAGTCTGCCATTTCTTTGCTAGATGAGATGACAAAGGAAGGGATCAAGCCTAATGTTGTCACTTTCAATTCCATTATTGATGCCATTGGTCGGTCTGCAGCTGCAGAATGCTCAGTTGATACTGCTGCGGGAGCTGGCAAGCGGCATATTGAATCTCCATCCTCAATAATTCTTGAGGATGCCATTGAATCAGAGGTTGGACATGAGGGGAATAATCAAATCATTAAGATGTTTGGGCAGCTGGCTGCTGAAAAAGAAGTTAGCAGAAAGAAAGATAAGAGGGTCAGGCAAGAGATCTTGTGCATCTTGGGAATCTTTCAGAAGATGCACCAGCTAGAAATTAAGCCAAATGTTGTCACCTTTTCGGCTATATTAAATGCTTGCAG GTATAATTCATTTGAAGATGCCTCAATATTATTGGAGGAACTACGGTTATTTGATAATCAGGTGTATGGTGTGGCCCATGGACTTCTTATGGGCTGTGAGGAAAATCTATGGGTTGAAGCTCAGTCTCTGTTCGATGAAGTTAAGTTGATGGACTCTTCAACTGCATCTGCCTTTTATAATGCTCTCACTGATATGCTATGGCACTTTGGTCAG AAAAAAGGGGCCCAACTGGTTGTGCTTGAAGGGAAGCGCCGGAATGTATGGGAGAGTGTTTGGTCTAATTCTTGTTTAGATTTGCATCTAACGTCATCTGGGGCAGCACGGGCAATGGTTCATGCATGGCTGCTCAATATACGCTCTGTTGTGTTTGAAGGCCATGAGTTGCCAAAGTTACTGAG CATTTTGACGGGATGGGGTAAACACAGCAAAGTAGTTGGTGATGGCACGCTAAGACGGGCCATTGAGGCACTCCTCGCCAGGATGGGTGCACCATTCCATGTTGCTAAATGTAACATAGGTAGGTTTATATCAACAGGATCTGTAGTGGCTGCCTGGTTAAAAGAATCTGGCACTTTGAACTTGCTTGTTCTTCACGATGATAGAATCCATCCTGATGGTGCAAAGTTGGATCATATCACCAATTTGCAAGCACTCCCCTTGTAG
- the LOC109007200 gene encoding pentatricopeptide repeat-containing protein At2g31400, chloroplastic-like isoform X1 — protein MASTPPQCSITANKPYQNHHLKGQHQNRHYWTNTAAAAASAAAASAPAHKVSLTKPVPLPSPSPSPSSRNAPKPCATPAQNSTFSSLCPHKPVLSADFSGRRSTRFVSKMHLGRPKVSSMGSRHTSFAEEALTHLIQLGNEDDKGLEYVLLNFESKLSGSGDYNFLLRELGNRGDCSKAIRCFEFAVRRERRRNEQGKLASSMISVLGRLGKVELARMVFETARNEGYGNTVYAYSALISAYGRNGCCDEAILVFELMKKFGLLPNLVTYNAVIDACGKGGVEFRRVMQIFDEMLRNGVQPDRITYNSLLAVCSRGGLWEVARNLVTEMVERGIDQDTVTYNTLLDAVCKGGQMDLADEIMSEMPAKNILPNVVTYSTMVDGYARAGRLEEALGLFNEMKFLAIRLDRVSYNTLLSIYAKLGRFEEALNVCREMENCGIKKDVVTYNALLGGYGKLGKYDEVRRMFKVMKAEHVSPNLLTYSTLIDVLSKGGLYREAMEVFREFKRAGLKADVVLYSALIDALCKNGSVESAISLLDEMTKEGIKPNVVTFNSIIDAIGRSAAAECSVDTAAGAGKRHIESPSSIILEDAIESEVGHEGNNQIIKMFGQLAAEKEVSRKKDKRVRQEILCILGIFQKMHQLEIKPNVVTFSAILNACSRYNSFEDASILLEELRLFDNQVYGVAHGLLMGCEENLWVEAQSLFDEVKLMDSSTASAFYNALTDMLWHFGQKKGAQLVVLEGKRRNVWESVWSNSCLDLHLTSSGAARAMVHAWLLNIRSVVFEGHELPKLLSILTGWGKHSKVVGDGTLRRAIEALLARMGAPFHVAKCNIGRFISTGSVVAAWLKESGTLNLLVLHDDRIHPDGAKLDHITNLQALPL, from the exons ATGGCTTCTACGCCACCACAGTGTTCAATCACGGCCAACAAACCATACCAAAACCACCACCTGAAAGGCCAACACCAAAACCGCCACTATTGGACCAATACGGCCGCCGCCGCTGCCTCCGCCGCCGCCGCTTCTGCCCCCGCACACAAGGTCTCTCTCACAAAGCCCGTGCCTTTACCTTCACCTTCACCTTCACCCTCATCTCGCAATGCACCAAAACCCTGTGCTACCCCCGCCCAGAACTCTACCTTTTCCTCTCTCTGCCCCCACAAACCCGTGCTCTCCGCGGACTTCTCCGGCCGCCGATCAACCCGCTTCGTCTCTAAGATGCATCTTGGCCGGCCTAAGGTCTCCTCCATGGGCTCCCGCCACACCTCCTTTGCCGAGGAGGCTCTCACACACTTGATTCAATTAGGTAATGAGGATGACAAAGGACTTGAATATGTGCTGCTTAATTTTGAGTCCAAGCTTTCTGGTTCTGGTGACTATAATTTCTTACTTAGAGAGTTAGGCAATAGAGGGGATTGTTCGAAAGCGATTCGGTGTTTCGAGTTTGCTGTgagaagagagaggagaagGAATGAACAGGGGAAATTAGCGAGTTCTATGATTAGCGTTCTTGGCAGGCTAGGAAAAGTTGAGCTTGCTAGAATGGTTTTCGAGACAGCAAGGAATGAGGGGTATGGGAACACAGTTTATGCTTATTCAGCTTTGATTAGTGCGTATGGGAGGAATGGATGCTGTGATGAGGCTATACTGGTTTTCGAGCTGATGAAAAAGTTTGGGTTGTTGCCTAACTTGGTTACATATAATGCTGTGATTGATGCGTGTGGAAAAGGGGGAGTGGAGTTTAGGAGGGTGATGCAGATTTTTGATGAGATGTTGCGAAATGGGGTGCAGCCAGATCGAATTACATATAACTCGCTTCTTGCGGTTTGTAGTAGAGGGGGGTTGTGGGAGGTGGCTCGGAATTTGGTTACTGAAATGGTGGAAAGAGGAATTGATCAGGATACAGTTACATATAATACGCTTTTGGATGCTGTTTGTAAAGGTGGGCAGATGGATTTGGCAGATGAGATTATGTCGGAGATGCCAGCAAAGAATATTTTGCCTAATGTGGTGACTTATAGTACAATGGTTGACGGTTATGCTAGGGCTGGTAGATTGGAAGAGGCACTGggattatttaatgaaatgaaatttttggcTATTCGTTTGGATAGGGTTTCATATAACACTTTGCTTTCAATTTATGCGAAGCTCGGTAGGTTTGAGGAAGCTTTGAATGTTTGCAGGGAGATGGAGAATTGTGGGATAAAGAAGGATGTTGTAACGTATAATGCTCTTCTGGGTGGTTATGGGAAGCTGGGGAAGTATGATGAAGTTAGAAGAATGTTTAAAGTGATGAAAGCAGAACACGTTTCACCTAATTTGTTAACCTATTCAACATTGATTGATGTGTTATCGAAAGGTGGTTTATACAGGGAGGCAATGGAGGTCTTTAGAGAGTTTAAGCGGGCGGGGTTGAAAGCCGATGTTGTTCTTTATAGTGCACTTATTGATGCTCTGTGCAAAAATGGTTCAGTGGAGTCTGCCATTTCTTTGCTAGATGAGATGACAAAGGAAGGGATCAAGCCTAATGTTGTCACTTTCAATTCCATTATTGATGCCATTGGTCGGTCTGCAGCTGCAGAATGCTCAGTTGATACTGCTGCGGGAGCTGGCAAGCGGCATATTGAATCTCCATCCTCAATAATTCTTGAGGATGCCATTGAATCAGAGGTTGGACATGAGGGGAATAATCAAATCATTAAGATGTTTGGGCAGCTGGCTGCTGAAAAAGAAGTTAGCAGAAAGAAAGATAAGAGGGTCAGGCAAGAGATCTTGTGCATCTTGGGAATCTTTCAGAAGATGCACCAGCTAGAAATTAAGCCAAATGTTGTCACCTTTTCGGCTATATTAAATGCTTGCAG TAGGTATAATTCATTTGAAGATGCCTCAATATTATTGGAGGAACTACGGTTATTTGATAATCAGGTGTATGGTGTGGCCCATGGACTTCTTATGGGCTGTGAGGAAAATCTATGGGTTGAAGCTCAGTCTCTGTTCGATGAAGTTAAGTTGATGGACTCTTCAACTGCATCTGCCTTTTATAATGCTCTCACTGATATGCTATGGCACTTTGGTCAG AAAAAAGGGGCCCAACTGGTTGTGCTTGAAGGGAAGCGCCGGAATGTATGGGAGAGTGTTTGGTCTAATTCTTGTTTAGATTTGCATCTAACGTCATCTGGGGCAGCACGGGCAATGGTTCATGCATGGCTGCTCAATATACGCTCTGTTGTGTTTGAAGGCCATGAGTTGCCAAAGTTACTGAG CATTTTGACGGGATGGGGTAAACACAGCAAAGTAGTTGGTGATGGCACGCTAAGACGGGCCATTGAGGCACTCCTCGCCAGGATGGGTGCACCATTCCATGTTGCTAAATGTAACATAGGTAGGTTTATATCAACAGGATCTGTAGTGGCTGCCTGGTTAAAAGAATCTGGCACTTTGAACTTGCTTGTTCTTCACGATGATAGAATCCATCCTGATGGTGCAAAGTTGGATCATATCACCAATTTGCAAGCACTCCCCTTGTAG
- the LOC108980220 gene encoding stachyose synthase-like: MAPPNDPVNSIFSVPPGKGLEKCFDLSNGKFSVKGVTLLTDVPTNVSFSLFSSISQSPDAPFPLLQRVLSHSHKGGFLGFRKDEPSDRLMNSLGRFTGRDFLSIFRFKTWWSTMWVGNSGSDLQMESQWVLLDVPEIRSYVIIIPIIEGSFRSALHPGTDGNVMICAESGSTQVKASNFDAIAYVHASDNPYNLMKEAYGALRVHLNTFRLLEEKTAPNLVDKFGWCTWDAFYLTVEPVGVWHGVNDFVEGGISPRFLIIDDGWQSINRDGENPNKDAKNLVLGGTQMTARLHRLDECEKFRKYIGGSMLGPDAPSFDPRKPKMLISKAIELEHAEKDRDKAIQSGVTDLSEYEEKIKKFKQELDAMFGGNESSSSGQGCGSCSCTAENYGMKAFTRDLRAKFKGLDDIYVWHALCGAWGGVRPDATHLNSKVIPCKVSPGLDGTMTDLAVVKIVEGGIGLVHPDQAEDFYDSMHSYLANVGITGVKVDVIHTLEYISDEFGGRVDLAKAYYKGLSSSLSKNFKGSGLISSMQQCNDFFFLGTDQISMGRVGDDFWFQDPNGDPMGVYWLQGVHMIHCAYNSMWMGQIIQPDWDMFQSDHLCAKFHAGSRAICGGPVYVSDSVGGHDFDLIKKLVYPDGTIPRCQYFALPTRDCIFKNPLFDQKTILKIWNFNKYGGVIGAFNCQGAGWDPKEQRIKGYSDCYKPTSCSVHVRDIEWDQKTEAAQMGEAEEYAVYLSEAEELHLTTPKADAIQVTIQPSTFEIFSFVPVEKLGPTLKFAPIGLTNMFNSGGSIQELEYIKSGTEMNVKIKVKGGGRFLSYSSGSPKKCHLNGAEVAFEWLAGGKLALNLPWVEESGGNSDVVFLF, translated from the exons ATGGCACCCCCTAACGACCCCGTTAATTCAATCTTTAGCGTCCCACCAGGGAAGGGATTGGAGAAATGTTTTGACTTGTCTAATGGGAAGTTTAGTGTCAAGGGTGTGACTTTGCTCACTGACGTTCCTACCAATGTCTCTTTCAGCCTCTTTTCTTCAATCAGCCAATCCCCTGATGCTCCATTTCCATTACTCCAGCGTGTCCTTTCCCATTCTCACAAGGGGGGATTTCTCGGATTCCGGAAGGATGAGCCCTCAGATAGGTTGATGAACTCATTGGGTAGGTTCACTGGTAGAGATTTTCTGAGCATCTTTAGGTTCAAAACGTGGTGGTCAACCATGTGGGTGGGGAATTCTGGGTCAGATTTACAAATGGAGTCCCAATGGGTGCTCTTAGATGTCCCTGAAATAAGGTCTTATGTCATTATCATACCCATCATCGAAGGCTCTTTTAGGTCAGCTCTTCATCCTGGCACTGATGGGAATGTCATGATTTGTGCTGAGAGTGGTTCTACCCAAGTGAAAGCATCGAATTTTGATGCAATCGCTTATGTTCATGCCTCTGACAATCCCTACAACTTAATGAAAGAGGCCTATGGTGCTCTTAGAGTCCATCTCAATACCTTTAGGCTCTTGGAAGAGAAAACAGCCCCAAATCTTGTTGACAAATTTGGTTGGTGCACTTGGGATGCTTTCTACTTAACCGTAGAACCTGTTGGTGTGTGGCATGGAGTGAATGATTTTGTAGAGGGTGGTATCTCCCCACGGTTTCTCATCATTGATGATGGCTGGCAAAGCATCAATAGAGATGGTGAGAACCCAAATAAGGATGCGAAAAATCTTGTTCTCGGTGGGACTCAAATGACTGCCAGGCTTCACAGGCTTGATGAATGCGAAAAGTTCAGAAAATACATTGGTGGTTCCATGTTGGGTCCTGATGCTCCTTCATTTGATCCAAGGAAGCCAAAGATGCTGATCTCGAAGGCAATCGAGCTTGAGCACGCTGAGAAGGATCGTGACAAGGCGATCCAGTCTGGAGTCACTGATTTGTCAGAGTATGAAGAGAAAATCAAAAAGTTCAAACAAGAGTTGGATGCAATGTTTGGTGGAAACGAAAGCAGTAGTTCGGGCCAAGGCTGCGGGAGCTGTTCTTGTACGGCTGAAAACTATGGAATGAAGGCTTTCACGAGGGACTTGAGGGCAAAGTTCAAAGGTTTGGATGATATTTATGTGTGGCACGCTCTTTGTGGTGCCTGGGGTGGTGTTAGGCCTGATGCAACCCATCTAAATTCCAAGGTCATTCCCTGCAAAGTCTCTCCTGGCCTAGATGGGACCATGACCGATCTTGCCGTGGTGAAAATCGTTGAAGGCGGGATCGGGCTTGTTCATCCTGATCAAGCAGAGGATTTCTACGACTCAATGCACTCCTACCTTGCCAATGTTGGTATCACAGGAGTAAAAGTTGATGTCATTCAT ACTCTTGAGTATATATCAGACGAATTTGGAGGCCGGGTGGATCTTGCAAAGGCCTATTACAAGGGGCTTTCAAGTTCTCTGTCCAAGAACTTCAAAGGAAGTGGACTTATATCCAGCATGCAACAATGCAATGACTTCTTCTTCCTTGGGACAGATCAAATTTCTATGGGAAGAGTAG GAGATGATTTCTGGTTCCAAGATCCAAATGGAGATCCAATGGGAGTTTATTGGCTACAGGGGGTACATATGATTCACTGTGCCTATAACAGCATGTGGATGGGGCAAATCATACAACCTGATTGGGACATGTTCCAATCAGACCATCTGTGTGCTAAATTCCATGCAGGATCAAGGGCCATCTGTGGTGGTCCAGTCTACGTGAGTGACTCTGTGGGCGGTCACGATTTTGATCTCATCAAGAAGCTTGTCTACCCTGATGGTACCATTCCCAGGTGCCAGTATTTTGCCCTCCCAACTAGAGACTGCATCTTCAAGAACCCTTTATTTGACCAAAAGACCATTCTCAAGATTTGGAACTTCAACAAG TATGGAGGTGTGATTGGGGCATTTAACTGCCAAGGGGCTGGTTGGGATCCCAAGGAGCAGAGGATCAAAGGCTACTCTGACTGCTACAAACCAACTTCCTGTTCGGTGCATGTTCGTGACATCGAATGGGACCAGAAGACAGAAGCAGCCCAGATGGGTGAGGCTGAAGAGTATGCAGTCTACCTCAGTGAGGCTGAAGAGCTGCACTTAACGACCCCCAAAGCTGATGCAATTCAAGTCACCATCCAACCATCTACGTTCGAGATTTTCAGCTTTGTGCCTGTGGAGAAGCTCGGCCCCACCCTCAAATTTGCTCCAATTGGGCTAACAAACATGTTCAATAGTGGAGGTTCCATTCAAGAATTGGAATATATTAAGTCCGGAACTGAGATGAATGTTAAGATCAAAGTGAAGGGTGGTGGGAGATTCTTATCCTACTCAAGTGGGTCTCCAAAGAAATGCCACCTGAATGGTGCTGAGGTTGCTTTTGAGTGGTTGGCTGGCGGCAAACTTGCCTTGAATCTTCCTTGGGTTGAAGAGTCTGGTGGCAATTCTGAtgttgtttttctcttttga